One window of Marinobacterium aestuarii genomic DNA carries:
- a CDS encoding group II truncated hemoglobin: MQISEPGRPQYGDGDTSYQAAGGIDGIRRLVDAFYDQMDSLADAADIRAMHRQDLSESRDKLSCFLSGWLGGPKLYREKYGPISIPAAHAQLRIGSLRRDAWLLCMQKALQQQPWPEGFKQYLLQALSVPAERCRTRD, translated from the coding sequence ATGCAGATTTCCGAACCCGGCCGACCACAATACGGTGACGGCGACACCTCCTACCAGGCCGCCGGCGGCATTGACGGCATTCGCCGCCTGGTTGATGCCTTTTACGACCAGATGGATAGCCTGGCAGACGCCGCCGACATCCGCGCCATGCACCGCCAGGACCTGAGCGAATCACGAGACAAGCTGAGCTGCTTTCTCAGCGGCTGGCTCGGCGGCCCCAAGCTCTACCGCGAAAAATACGGGCCTATCAGCATTCCCGCCGCCCATGCCCAGCTGCGCATCGGCAGCCTGAGGCGCGATGCCTGGTTGCTGTGCATGCAAAAAGCGCTGCAACAGCAACCCTGGCCCGAGGGCTTCAAGCAGTACCTGCTGCAGGCGCTGAGCGTACCGGCCGAACGCTGCCGCACCCGTGACTGA
- a CDS encoding DUF3301 domain-containing protein: MNIELQDLFWLSLVSFVCLHWWQGQKVRETALRATRKRCEELDVQLLDDSVGLRAIWLKRDLRGSLRFWRSYQFEFTATGENRYRGRVVTLGQQIESIELDAHRF, translated from the coding sequence ATGAATATCGAGCTACAGGACCTGTTCTGGCTCAGCCTCGTCAGCTTTGTCTGCCTGCACTGGTGGCAGGGGCAGAAGGTGCGGGAAACCGCGCTGCGTGCGACCCGCAAGCGCTGTGAAGAGCTGGATGTGCAGCTGCTTGATGACAGCGTGGGCCTGCGGGCCATCTGGCTCAAGCGCGACCTGCGCGGCAGTCTGCGTTTCTGGCGCAGTTATCAGTTCGAATTCACCGCCACGGGCGAGAACCGCTACCGCGGCCGCGTGGTCACCCTGGGACAGCAGATAGAGTCCATCGAGCTGGACGCACACCGGTTTTGA
- a CDS encoding protein adenylyltransferase SelO has protein sequence MSVLRTLENLNFDNSFARLPERFYQITEPQPLQGAHLISFNTEVATLLDLDPCQVTPEALANYFGGHAPLPGSESLAMKYTGHQFGVYNPDLGDGRGLLLGEVLNQAGERWDLHLKGAGKTAFSRFGDGRAVLRSSVREYLAGEAMQGLNIPTTRALCLIGSEDYTRREGMEPCAMLLRVSRCHIRFGHFEYFYYHRLHDELKQLADYCIERYFPHLAADENPYQSMFAEVVQSTAELVSRWQAYGFVHGVLNTDNMSLLSETFDYGPYSFLDGYQNDYVSNQNDHQKRYAFKAQPGVVLWNLACLGQALLPLVERADLEAQLERFGGLYEAAELARYRERLGLVAQDVGDAALVSSLKALMAEQRIDMTRFFRSLSRFDGSDEALGAVLALWPDPSRVTDWLLQYQARLDLEAGTSSDRQACMLAVNPKYILRNYMAEEAIRGAHQGDFTLVNDLMTLLRTPCAEQPEFERFAGEPPDWAGAICLTCSS, from the coding sequence ATGAGCGTGCTGCGAACCCTGGAAAACCTTAATTTTGACAACAGTTTTGCACGGCTGCCGGAGCGATTCTACCAGATCACCGAGCCGCAGCCGCTTCAGGGCGCGCACCTGATCAGTTTCAATACCGAAGTGGCGACCCTGCTGGACCTTGATCCCTGCCAGGTCACGCCCGAGGCGCTGGCGAATTACTTTGGCGGTCACGCGCCTTTGCCGGGCTCGGAATCCCTGGCCATGAAGTACACCGGGCACCAGTTTGGCGTCTATAACCCGGATCTGGGTGATGGTCGCGGTCTGCTGCTGGGCGAAGTGCTCAACCAGGCCGGTGAGCGCTGGGATCTGCACCTCAAGGGCGCCGGCAAGACGGCCTTTTCCCGCTTTGGCGACGGGCGCGCGGTCCTGCGTTCCAGCGTGCGGGAGTATCTGGCGGGGGAGGCCATGCAGGGGCTGAATATTCCTACCACCCGGGCGCTCTGCCTGATTGGCAGTGAAGACTATACGCGGCGTGAAGGTATGGAGCCCTGCGCCATGCTGTTGCGCGTGTCGCGCTGTCATATCCGCTTCGGTCACTTCGAATACTTTTACTACCACCGCCTGCACGATGAACTCAAGCAGCTGGCCGATTACTGCATCGAGCGTTACTTTCCCCATCTGGCCGCGGATGAGAACCCCTATCAGTCGATGTTTGCCGAAGTGGTGCAAAGTACAGCCGAGCTGGTGTCGCGTTGGCAGGCCTACGGTTTTGTGCACGGTGTTCTGAACACCGACAACATGTCGCTGCTGAGCGAGACCTTCGATTACGGCCCTTACAGTTTCCTGGATGGCTACCAGAACGACTATGTCAGTAACCAGAATGATCATCAGAAACGCTATGCCTTCAAGGCTCAGCCCGGTGTGGTGCTGTGGAATCTGGCCTGCCTGGGTCAGGCCTTGCTGCCACTGGTGGAGCGGGCGGATCTGGAGGCGCAGCTCGAGCGCTTTGGCGGCCTCTATGAGGCGGCGGAGCTGGCACGCTACCGCGAGCGCCTGGGGCTTGTGGCGCAGGATGTTGGCGACGCCGCGCTGGTGTCGTCGCTCAAGGCCCTGATGGCGGAGCAGCGTATCGACATGACCCGCTTTTTCCGCAGCCTGAGCCGGTTTGATGGCTCCGATGAGGCGCTGGGCGCGGTGCTGGCACTCTGGCCGGATCCGTCCAGGGTCACTGACTGGCTGTTGCAGTACCAGGCCCGGCTGGATCTGGAGGCCGGGACGAGCAGCGATCGCCAGGCTTGCATGCTGGCGGTGAATCCCAAATACATACTGCGCAACTATATGGCTGAAGAGGCGATTCGGGGGGCGCACCAGGGCGACTTCACCCTGGTTAACGACCTTATGACCCTGTTGCGCACCCCCTGTGCCGAGCAGCCCGAGTTTGAGCGCTTTGCCGGCGAGCCGCCGGACTGGGCCGGCGCTATCTGCCTGACCTGTTCCTCCTGA
- a CDS encoding DUF599 domain-containing protein, with protein sequence MTSDVVVDFLRLHWINLLALGWFLLCFRGYMTYARIKAHTTPCLASVMHLYRLEWMRHMLMRDNRVPDTTAIANLERTVAFFASTTILILAGLMTLLNVSDEAMNIVRDIPYAYPLSAGEWELKLLLLILLFVYSFFKFTWSLRQYGFSSVMIGGAPVPSESLNEQRLQAHAARIADMTSLAANNFNIGLRTYYFCVAVLGWFINPWLFMLLSGTVVFVLYRREFVSLALQTMMMSTEVER encoded by the coding sequence ATGACAAGCGATGTAGTGGTGGATTTTCTAAGGTTGCACTGGATTAACCTGCTGGCGCTGGGCTGGTTCCTGCTGTGTTTTCGTGGCTACATGACCTATGCGCGCATTAAAGCACACACCACGCCCTGCCTGGCCAGTGTGATGCACCTGTACCGGCTGGAGTGGATGCGCCATATGCTGATGCGTGACAATCGCGTGCCCGACACCACCGCCATCGCCAATCTGGAGCGCACGGTGGCGTTTTTTGCCTCCACCACCATCCTGATTCTGGCCGGTCTCATGACACTGCTCAATGTGTCCGATGAAGCCATGAACATAGTGCGGGATATTCCCTATGCCTATCCGCTCTCGGCCGGGGAGTGGGAGCTCAAGCTGCTGCTGCTGATCCTGCTGTTTGTCTATTCGTTCTTCAAGTTCACCTGGAGCCTGCGCCAGTATGGTTTTTCATCGGTGATGATCGGCGGTGCGCCTGTGCCGAGCGAGTCGCTTAATGAGCAGCGCCTGCAGGCCCACGCGGCCCGTATCGCTGATATGACATCCCTGGCGGCCAACAACTTCAATATTGGCCTGCGTACCTACTATTTCTGCGTTGCTGTGCTGGGCTGGTTTATCAACCCCTGGCTGTTCATGTTGCTGTCGGGCACAGTGGTATTCGTGCTCTACAGGCGTGAATTCGTCTCCCTGGCGCTGCAAACCATGATGATGAGCACCGAAGTCGAGCGCTGA
- the htpG gene encoding molecular chaperone HtpG: MSTETQKETLGFQTEVKQLLHLMIHSLYSNKEIFLRELISNASDAAEKLRFEALSNADLYENDGDIRIRVSFDEAAKTITIDDNGIGMSRQDVIDHLGTIAKSGTSGFLSQLTGDQKKDSQLIGQFGVGFYSAFIVADKVDVFSRRAGLAAAEGVHWSSRGEGEFSIATLEKESRGTSIVLHLKEEEAEFANSWRLRELVRKYSDHIALPVVMQKDAVEPEEPEEGQEPTPVAAPQDETVNSATALWTRSKSEVTDEEYSEFYKHVSHDFNDPLSWSHSKVEGSLEYSSLLYVPEKAPYDLWNREAPRGLKLYIQRVFIMDQADQFLPLYLRFIKGVVDSSNLSLNISREILQKDPHVDKLRAALSKRALDMLAKLAKNDADKYQAFWKEFGQVLKEGPAEDHANREKVLKLLRFASTHTGTSDQNVGLDDYVARMQEGQSKIYYVVADSFNAAKSSPHLEIFRKKGIEVLLLTDRIDEWMMSHLFDFDGKSFQDVSKGELDLGEVENEEEKAAQEATAKELSGLVERLKTQLGERVSDVRITHRLTDSPACVVLGSYDMGAQMRRIMEAAGQPVPEVKPVFELNPAHPLIQKLDQEVDEDRFGELSLVIFDQAGLAAGGQLDDPAAYVARLNKLLLELSQ; the protein is encoded by the coding sequence ATGAGTACCGAAACCCAGAAAGAAACTCTCGGATTCCAGACGGAAGTGAAGCAGCTGCTTCATCTGATGATTCACTCCCTGTATTCCAACAAGGAGATCTTCCTGCGCGAGCTAATTTCCAACGCCTCGGATGCGGCGGAAAAGCTGCGTTTTGAAGCGCTGTCCAACGCCGATCTGTACGAGAACGACGGCGATATCAGGATTCGTGTCAGCTTCGACGAAGCCGCCAAGACCATCACCATCGACGATAACGGCATTGGCATGAGCCGCCAGGATGTTATCGATCATCTGGGCACCATTGCCAAGTCCGGCACTTCCGGATTCCTGTCCCAGCTGACCGGCGACCAGAAAAAGGACAGCCAGCTGATCGGTCAGTTCGGTGTGGGCTTTTACTCGGCCTTTATCGTTGCCGACAAGGTGGATGTGTTTAGCCGTCGTGCGGGCCTGGCGGCAGCCGAAGGCGTGCACTGGTCCTCCCGTGGTGAAGGCGAATTCAGCATCGCCACGCTGGAAAAAGAGAGCCGCGGCACCAGCATCGTGCTGCACCTGAAGGAAGAAGAAGCCGAGTTCGCCAACAGCTGGCGCCTGCGCGAGTTGGTGCGCAAGTACTCCGATCACATCGCGCTGCCGGTCGTGATGCAAAAGGATGCCGTTGAGCCAGAAGAGCCGGAAGAAGGCCAGGAGCCGACGCCGGTGGCAGCGCCCCAGGACGAGACTGTCAACAGTGCCACGGCCCTCTGGACACGCAGCAAGAGCGAAGTGACCGACGAGGAATACTCCGAGTTCTACAAGCATGTCTCCCATGATTTCAACGATCCGCTGAGCTGGTCTCATAGCAAGGTCGAAGGCAGCCTGGAATACAGCTCGCTGCTGTACGTACCGGAAAAAGCCCCCTATGACCTCTGGAACCGCGAAGCCCCCCGTGGCCTGAAACTGTATATCCAGCGTGTGTTCATCATGGACCAGGCGGACCAGTTCCTGCCGCTGTACCTGCGCTTTATCAAGGGTGTGGTGGACTCCAGCAACCTGTCGCTGAACATTTCCCGCGAGATCCTGCAAAAGGACCCGCATGTCGATAAGCTGCGTGCGGCCCTGAGCAAGCGCGCCCTGGACATGCTGGCCAAGCTGGCCAAGAACGATGCCGACAAGTACCAGGCGTTCTGGAAAGAGTTCGGCCAGGTGCTCAAGGAAGGCCCGGCGGAAGATCACGCCAACCGCGAAAAAGTACTCAAGCTGCTGCGCTTTGCCTCCACTCATACGGGCACCAGCGATCAGAACGTGGGTCTGGATGACTACGTGGCCCGCATGCAGGAAGGTCAGAGCAAGATTTACTACGTGGTGGCCGATTCCTTCAACGCCGCCAAGAGCAGCCCGCACCTGGAAATTTTCCGCAAGAAGGGCATTGAAGTGCTGCTGCTGACCGATCGTATCGACGAGTGGATGATGAGCCACCTGTTCGACTTCGACGGCAAGTCTTTCCAGGATGTCAGCAAGGGTGAGCTGGATCTGGGCGAGGTTGAAAACGAGGAAGAGAAAGCCGCCCAGGAAGCGACCGCCAAGGAGCTTTCCGGCCTGGTTGAGCGTCTCAAGACCCAACTGGGTGAGCGGGTATCGGATGTGCGTATCACGCACCGCCTGACCGACTCCCCGGCCTGCGTGGTACTGGGCAGCTATGACATGGGCGCGCAGATGCGCCGCATCATGGAAGCCGCCGGCCAGCCCGTGCCTGAAGTGAAACCGGTGTTTGAGCTCAACCCTGCGCATCCGCTGATTCAGAAGCTGGACCAGGAAGTGGATGAAGATCGCTTTGGGGAGCTGTCCCTGGTGATCTTTGATCAGGCGGGACTTGCCGCCGGTGGACAGCTGGATGATCCGGCCGCCTACGTGGCGCGTCTCAACAAGTTGTTGCTTGAACTGAGTCAGTAA
- a CDS encoding TraR/DksA family transcriptional regulator — MEHTVQDEQMQLIIQRLHKLQHDLSEEITGLREMLAEVGGDREQFDTSERSDALQQRNMAKANVMLSERRLHLVEAALRRIDEGDEDFGYCRSCDASIPFARLSVRPESPLCMSCQQQQEVR; from the coding sequence ATGGAACACACCGTACAGGACGAGCAGATGCAGTTGATTATTCAGCGCCTGCATAAATTACAGCATGACCTGAGCGAAGAAATTACCGGCCTGCGCGAGATGCTGGCGGAGGTGGGCGGCGACCGCGAGCAGTTCGATACCAGCGAGCGCAGCGACGCTCTGCAGCAGCGCAACATGGCCAAGGCCAACGTAATGCTGAGCGAGCGTCGTCTGCATCTGGTGGAAGCGGCGCTGCGGCGCATCGATGAAGGTGATGAGGACTTTGGCTACTGTCGCAGTTGTGATGCCAGTATTCCCTTTGCCCGCCTGAGCGTGCGGCCTGAATCGCCGTTATGCATGAGCTGCCAGCAGCAGCAGGAAGTGCGCTAG